A single Calypte anna isolate BGI_N300 chromosome 5A, bCalAnn1_v1.p, whole genome shotgun sequence DNA region contains:
- the PLD4 gene encoding phospholipase D4 isoform X2, with amino-acid sequence MMVKKALKTPLMFNKSSNVKLSMNNQKDVKMFQILGAILVLGLVLMALYFMREDNRVDSKGKESVISIYEEVVEEEVLYEALPEATITEHDTNRSNDSCSFELVENVPYDFAFEINSTAAKPLYLAWTRLLDMAQEKIHVASYYWSLTGKDINVNDSSSEQGEDILRRFERLLAENVSVYVAASVPTLATNSTDLKILEEKGGVLHSKFWIVDMKHIYIGSANMDWRSLSQVKEFGAVIYNCSCLAKDLWKTFSTYWDLGHANATIPFPWPLNYSTHINKHQPLEVEFNGILTQAYFSASPPAFCPKGRTHDLSAILSIIRDAHKFVYVSVMEYFPTSRFTHPERYWPAIDNALRRAAFNYRVHIRLLVSCWTHSDPAMLHYLRSLRALNNPHAHISVDVKLFIVPVLNHTNIPYGRVNHNKYMVTDKVAYIGTSNWSEDYFTSTAGVGLIIKQNSTDLQRRQLPIQEQLKNLFERDWNSSYAVNLEDVQGQKDCRWRGRL; translated from the exons ATG atggtgaaaaaagcattaaaaacacCCCTGATGTTTAATAAGTCCTCCAACGTGAAATTAAGCATGAACAATCAAAAAGACGTCAAAATG TTTCAAATCTTAGGAGCAATTTTGGTACTTGGTCTTGTCCTGATGGCTCTTTACTTCATGAGAGAGGACAACAGAGTTGACTCTAAGGGAAAAGAATCAGTTATCAGCATTTATGAAGAGGTGGTGGAGGAAGAAGTACTCTATGAAGCTCTACCAGAAGCCACAATAACTGAGCATGACACCAACAGGTCCAATGATTCCTGCAG CTTTGAACTTGTGGAAAATGTGCCCTATGACTTTGCATTTGAGATAAATAGCACTGCAGCCAAACCCTTGTACCTCGCCTGGACAAGACTCCTTGATATGGCCCAGGAAAAAATTCATGTGGCTTCTTACTATTGGTCTCTTACTGGGAAAGATATTAACGTCAATGATTCATCCTCAGAGCAG GGTGAAGATATTCTGAGGAGGTTTGAGAGATTGCTCGCAGAAAATGTCTCTGTGTATGTGGCAGCAAGTGTACCAACTTTGGCTACAAATTCAACTGATCTCAAGATTTTAGAGGAAAAAG GAGGAGTGTTGCATAGCAAATTCTGGATTGTAGACATGAAACACATATATATTGGTAGTGCAAATATGGACTGGAGATCTTTATCTCAG GTCAAGGAATTTGGTGCTGTGATATATAACTGCAGCTGCTTGGCCAAAGACCTCTGGAAAACATTTAGTACTTACTGGGACCTTGGACATGCTAATGCTACCATCCCATTCCCTTGGCCTCTTAATTATTCTACCCACATTAACAAGCATCAGCCTCTGGAAGTGGAATTTAATGGAATCTTGACTCAAGCCTACTTTTCT gCTTCTCCTCCAGCATTTTGTCCAAAAGGTCGCACCCATGACCTCTCTGCTATACTCAGTATTATCAGGGATGCACACAAATTTGTCTATGTCTCTGTTATGGAATATTTCCCTACCAGCCGTTTCACTCATCCAGAAAG ATACTGGCCAGCCATTGACAATGCTCTGAGACGTGCAGCTTTCAACTACAGAGTGCACATCCGACTTCTGGTCAGCTGCTGGACTCACTCTGACCCAGCCATGCTTCACTATCTGAGGTCCCTGCGTGCTCTCAACAACCCACATGCCCACATCAGTGTGGACGTG AAACTCTTCATTGTTCCAGTTCTGAATCACACCAATATTCCTTATGGGAGAGTGAATCACAACAAATACATGGTCACTGATAAAGTAGCCTATATTG GGACTTCCAATTGGTCAGAAGATTACTTCACTAGTACAGCTGGTGTGGGACTAATTATCAAACAGAATTCAACCGACCTGCAAAGAAGGCAGCTGCCCATCCAGGAACAGCTAAAAAACCTTTTTGAGCGAGACTGGAATTCCAGCTATGCAGTGAATCTGGAAGATGTGCAGGGACAGAAAGACTGTAGATGGAGGGGCAGACTCTGA
- the PLD4 gene encoding phospholipase D4 isoform X1, translating into MMVKKALKTPLMFNKSSNVKLSMNNQKDVKMFQILGAILVLGLVLMALYFMREDNRVDSKGKESVISIYEEVVEEEVLYEALPEATITEHDTNRSNDSCSFELVENVPYDFAFEINSTAAKPLYLAWTRLLDMAQEKIHVASYYWSLTGKDINVNDSSSEQGEDILRRFERLLAENVSVYVAASVPTLATNSTDLKILEEKGAHVKKIDFGHLAGGVLHSKFWIVDMKHIYIGSANMDWRSLSQVKEFGAVIYNCSCLAKDLWKTFSTYWDLGHANATIPFPWPLNYSTHINKHQPLEVEFNGILTQAYFSASPPAFCPKGRTHDLSAILSIIRDAHKFVYVSVMEYFPTSRFTHPERYWPAIDNALRRAAFNYRVHIRLLVSCWTHSDPAMLHYLRSLRALNNPHAHISVDVKLFIVPVLNHTNIPYGRVNHNKYMVTDKVAYIGTSNWSEDYFTSTAGVGLIIKQNSTDLQRRQLPIQEQLKNLFERDWNSSYAVNLEDVQGQKDCRWRGRL; encoded by the exons ATG atggtgaaaaaagcattaaaaacacCCCTGATGTTTAATAAGTCCTCCAACGTGAAATTAAGCATGAACAATCAAAAAGACGTCAAAATG TTTCAAATCTTAGGAGCAATTTTGGTACTTGGTCTTGTCCTGATGGCTCTTTACTTCATGAGAGAGGACAACAGAGTTGACTCTAAGGGAAAAGAATCAGTTATCAGCATTTATGAAGAGGTGGTGGAGGAAGAAGTACTCTATGAAGCTCTACCAGAAGCCACAATAACTGAGCATGACACCAACAGGTCCAATGATTCCTGCAG CTTTGAACTTGTGGAAAATGTGCCCTATGACTTTGCATTTGAGATAAATAGCACTGCAGCCAAACCCTTGTACCTCGCCTGGACAAGACTCCTTGATATGGCCCAGGAAAAAATTCATGTGGCTTCTTACTATTGGTCTCTTACTGGGAAAGATATTAACGTCAATGATTCATCCTCAGAGCAG GGTGAAGATATTCTGAGGAGGTTTGAGAGATTGCTCGCAGAAAATGTCTCTGTGTATGTGGCAGCAAGTGTACCAACTTTGGCTACAAATTCAACTGATCTCAAGATTTTAGAGGAAAAAG GGGCTCATGTAAAAAAGATTGATTTTGGACATTTGGCAGGAGGAGTGTTGCATAGCAAATTCTGGATTGTAGACATGAAACACATATATATTGGTAGTGCAAATATGGACTGGAGATCTTTATCTCAG GTCAAGGAATTTGGTGCTGTGATATATAACTGCAGCTGCTTGGCCAAAGACCTCTGGAAAACATTTAGTACTTACTGGGACCTTGGACATGCTAATGCTACCATCCCATTCCCTTGGCCTCTTAATTATTCTACCCACATTAACAAGCATCAGCCTCTGGAAGTGGAATTTAATGGAATCTTGACTCAAGCCTACTTTTCT gCTTCTCCTCCAGCATTTTGTCCAAAAGGTCGCACCCATGACCTCTCTGCTATACTCAGTATTATCAGGGATGCACACAAATTTGTCTATGTCTCTGTTATGGAATATTTCCCTACCAGCCGTTTCACTCATCCAGAAAG ATACTGGCCAGCCATTGACAATGCTCTGAGACGTGCAGCTTTCAACTACAGAGTGCACATCCGACTTCTGGTCAGCTGCTGGACTCACTCTGACCCAGCCATGCTTCACTATCTGAGGTCCCTGCGTGCTCTCAACAACCCACATGCCCACATCAGTGTGGACGTG AAACTCTTCATTGTTCCAGTTCTGAATCACACCAATATTCCTTATGGGAGAGTGAATCACAACAAATACATGGTCACTGATAAAGTAGCCTATATTG GGACTTCCAATTGGTCAGAAGATTACTTCACTAGTACAGCTGGTGTGGGACTAATTATCAAACAGAATTCAACCGACCTGCAAAGAAGGCAGCTGCCCATCCAGGAACAGCTAAAAAACCTTTTTGAGCGAGACTGGAATTCCAGCTATGCAGTGAATCTGGAAGATGTGCAGGGACAGAAAGACTGTAGATGGAGGGGCAGACTCTGA